Proteins from one Rosa chinensis cultivar Old Blush chromosome 7, RchiOBHm-V2, whole genome shotgun sequence genomic window:
- the LOC112179093 gene encoding short-chain dehydrogenase TIC 32 B, chloroplastic, with protein sequence MKETLKYLAGIAGPSGYGSKSTAEQVTQDYCWSSSVPSHRLTAIITGATSGIGAETARVLAKRGVRIVMPARDLAKASKVKEGIQRENPKAEVIIMEIDLSSLTSVNRFCSQFLALRLPLNILINNGGIYSKGLEYSEDKIEMTFATNYLGHHFLTEKLLEKMVETAAQTGIRGRIINVSSVIHSWVKRESFCFNQLLNPKNYNGTKAYAQSKLANILHVKELAKQLKARNARVTINAVHPGIVKTGIIRAHKGFITDSVFFIASKLLKSTSQGASTTCYVALSPELEGVTGKYFADCNENECSNLANDESEAYKLWKQTRFLIHRRLCQPTA encoded by the exons atgaaaGAAACACTAAAGTACTTGGCAGGAATTGCAGGGCCAAGTGGTTATGGCTCAAAATCAACTGCCGAACAAGTTACTCAAGATTATTGTTGGTCTTCATCAGTGCCTTCTCATCGTCTAACTGCAATAATCACTG GAGCAACTTCAGGGATTGGAGCTGAAACTGCCAGAGTATTGGCGAAGAGAGGGGTGAGGATTGTGATGCCGGCAAGAGACTTGGCGAAGGCGTCGAAAGTGAAGGAGGGAATCCAAAGGGAGAATCCAAAGGCTGAGGTTATAATAATGGAGATTGATTTGAGCTCCCTTACTTCTGTTAATAGATTCTGCTCCCAGTTCTTGGCTCTAAGACTACCCCTCAATATCCTCAT AAACAATGGAGGGATATATTCTAAAGGTTTGGAGTATTCTGAGGACAAGATTGAGATGACATTTGCTACAAATTACTTGG GCCATCATTTTTTGACAGAAAAGCTGCTGGAAAAAATGGTGGAAACGGCAGCTCAGACTGGCATCCGGGGAAGAATCATTAATGTTTCTTCTGTGATCCACAGCTGGGTGAAGAGGGAGAGTTTCTGCTTTAATCAACTGCTCAACCCAAAGAA TTACAATGGCACAAAAGCATATGCACAGTCCAAATTGGCCAACATACTGCATGTCAAGGAATTGGCCAAACAGCTTAAG GCGAGAAATGCAAgagtaaccatcaatgcagtACACCCGGGAATCGTGAAAACCGGAATTATTAGAGCTCACAAGGGCTTTATCACAG ATTCTGTGTTCTTCATAGCATCCAAGTTACTAAAATCAACATCTCAGGGTGCTTCAACAACATGTTATGTTGCTTTAAGCCCAGAATTAGAAGGGGTAACAGGAAAGTACTTTGCAGACTGCAATGAGAACGAGTGCTCAAATCTAGCAAATGATGAATCAGAAGCATACAAGTTATGGAAGCAAACTCGTTTTCTAATCCATAGACGACTATGTCAACCAACAGCTTAA